AATCGAATATGTTGATCCAGGAACTTCGTCTAATCAACGATCTGACACAACGTTTGAACAAAAGCCTGCAGCTAATGGAGATCTACCAAATCTCCGAGCAGGAGTTAAAGGACATCTTCCAGGCTGAATCTTGTTGTATTCTGCAATTGAATGATAGTACGAATCACTTCGAAGTGATGTCATCGAATATAAATGAGTTATGTCGCAAAACGTTTCCTATGGACTATGGAATCGCAGGTTTGCTCTATCAAACCGAAGAACCACTCATCCTATCCAATTATGCAAAATACGATAAAGTGTCATCGGTTTTCATGGATCTTACCGGCTCCCTGTCATTGATCGCTTCACCCGTTCGGGTGAATGGGGAAGTGAAGGGTGCCATTTTGCTGGGACATCCGAAAAAGCAGTATTTTTCGTACGATAATTACCGTCTGCTGCAGATGCTGTCCATTCATATTGGACTTGCTCTCTCCAATGCTACCCTCCACGCCGAGGTACGACGTTTGGCAAACCTGGATATGCTGACAGGACTATATGTGAGGCATTACCTGGATACTGTGATCCATGAACGTCAGGCTCACGAATTCTGTGGTTCATTGGTTGTTGTGGACATCGACCAGTTTAAGCAGGTGAATGACACGTTTGGACACCAAACCGGTGATCAGGTATTGAAACAGGTGAGCGACATTGTAACGAGTTCTGTCCGGCCCGAGGACATCTGTGCCAGATGGGGCGGGGAAGAGCTGGCCATCTATATGCCTCAGATTGGTGCTCGTCAGGCACTGGAATATGCAGAAATCATTCGTACCAGGGTTGCTGAAGAGACAAGGCCTTCCGTGACCGTATCCAGCGGTATTGCCGAATGGAACTGGATGGATGAGAAGGTTAGTGTGGAATCGTTATTTTACCGGGCTGATATGGCTCTGTACGATGCGAAGCATGGTGGTCGTAACCGAATCGTCATGGAAAAACAGGAAGTTACACGTTAAGAGAGGACTATTCCGATTTCGGAGTCGTCCTCTCTTTATTTTTTTGAAGAGGCGATGCCAAAGGAAGGAAGTATAAGCAAATAAGGGAGGGGCAGGCTATGGAGAAAGTTTGATGGAAAGGTGGAATAGAATATGTTGAACCGTCGGTATATGCGTGGACTATTGTTAACTCTGAGCATGGTTGTGTTGTGTGCTCCTGGTTGTGGATTGTTAGAGCGGGATCGAACTCCCGAGGAATTATTTTCACTGGCTTTATCAGGAATTGCAGGTAAAGAAAAGCTGAGTTTTGATGGGGAAGCGGGATTGCGACGTGAAAGCAGCGGGCTGTTCGAAAATCAGTTCAAATTTGAGGGCAAACTGGAGGATCATGATCGCTTGACCTTGCAAACGAGGTTGCCTGGAGCTGTAACTGCTGCCGGAACGGGAGTAAATGCTGCTGCTGTTAACAATAATGGGCAACCAAGCGGATTCAGTGCATCTTTTGAACGAAAACGAGGACAATGGATGGCTCTAACTGCCCAACATGAGCCCCTGCGCGGATCGCTGTCCCGTTTTAATCCCATCGCGCAAATGGAAAGTATCGATCGGTTGAACAAAACGATTACGTCCGAGTACGGTTCAGGTCGTCGAACGAAAATACTGCGAATTGAACTCGCGCCGAAAGACGCTAAAACCTTAGCACTCGCACAGCTTAACGACGAGATGGATGCAATCCGGGCAGAATATATGCATAAGGCAGCTGCGGTTAAGGGAGACAAACAGGCGAAGCTGGAGAAGGATTTGAACAAAGTGTGGGAGCAAGGGGAAGCATCGATGCAAGAGATGATGAAACAGGCCGAGGTACAGACGGTGTATCATCTTACCATAGATCGGAAAAGCAGCTTGCCCTTGCGACTTTCCTCCGAAAGCCAGGTGAGCTATAAGGACATGAACAGGAAATTGAATAAAGAAGCTCTTGTCACAGATGTAAACTTCAGGGCTTATGAGTAGATGAGTTGCGGGACTGCCTGCTGACGGGATCGTTGTAGCGTGCTACAATAGTATCGTAATTTACCGTTGTTCAATTCAAGGGATGGCGGATGACAGGAGGAGTTTACACGATGAAGGACCCAAGAATTCAGAAGCTCGCAGCTAATTTGGTGGGCTACTCTGTAGATGTACAGCCCGGCGAGAATGTGCTGGTTGAGATGATCGGCACGGAACGTGATCTGATGAACGCAATCATTGAAGAAGTAGGCAAAAAGGGCGGTAACGTCTTTGTACAGCTGACTGACAAAACAGTACAGCGTGCCATGCTCAAAAATGCAACAGAAGAAATGATGAAAACCTGGGCAGAGATCGATCTGAACCGGATGAAGCAAATGGATTGTTACATCGGTATCCGTGCAGGGGAGAATGTGAATGATCTGTCCGATGTACCGGAAGAGAAAATGAAAATGTACAATTCACTGTATTCCCATCCGGTACATAGCGAGCAGCGGGTAAAACATACAAAATGGGTTGTGCTTCGTTACCCGAATGCAAGTATGGCACAGCTGGCGAATACAAGTACAGAAGCGTTTGAAGATTTCTACTTCGACGTATGTAACCTGGATTACGCTAAAATGGACAAAGCACAGGATTCACTGGCTAACCTGATGAAACGCACGGATAAAGTCCGTATTACTGGACCAGGGACAGATCTGAGCTTCTCCATTAAAGATATCGGCGCAGAGAAATGTTCCGGGCAAAAAAATATTCCGGATGGCGAAGTGTACAGTGCCCCTGTACGTGATTCCGTGAACGGAACGATTAGTTATAACGCGCCAACGTTGTATAACGGCATTACTTTTGAGAATATCAAGTTCACCTTCAAAGACGGTAAAATTGTTGAAGCAACAAGCAACGATACAGACCGCATCAATGAAATTCTGAATTCAGATGATGGCGCTCGTTATATCGGTGAATTCGCCATCGGATTCAATCCGCATATCCTGCACCCGATGAAGGACATTCTGTTTGATGAAAAAATTGCAGGCAGCTTGCACTTTACGCCAGGCCAGGCATATGAAGAAACAGATAACGGAAACCGTTCCTCCATTCACTGGGATCTGGTGTTGATCCAGCGTCCAGACTACGGTGGTGGCGAAATTTATTTTGATGATGTACTGATCCGTAAAGACGGTATTTTCGTTATTCCTGAGCTGGAATGCCTCAATCCGGATAACCTGAAGTAGGAACCGTATTTTGCTGTTGCTAGGAAAGCGGATTCACGGTATCATGTAGTGGTAATTAATAGATGATATCAAAAGTGAAAAGACGGAGGGATTCCTATGTCGAGTAATAACGCAGCGGTAGTTGAAATTGCTCAAACAGCGAGCAAATTTACTTCTTCAATCGTACTTCATTCAGAGAACAAGTATATCGATGTAAAAAGTATTCTCGGGCTGTTTACAACGCTGATCAGCACGCACAGCTATGAACTGCACGTTCATGGCCCGGATGCAGCTGAGGCCAAAGCAGCTATGTCAGAAGTATTTGCCAAACATGGACTGAATGTGAGTATTGCATCCGAGTAATGGCACTAAGAAGCATCTCTGCCTGTTATGGCAGAGATGTTTTTTTGCATGAGATCATTCAGTTGTGCGGCAAGACCTCTCTAAAATAGGGAGATTAGGCAAGAATAAAGCTGTTCATGATCTATGGTTATTTTGGTCAGGTTCTTGTATTAGCTCCTGATTTCGTCTAATATTAGAGGTAGAACGTCTTTACGCGATTTTTGGGACATAGGGGGGAAAAATGCATGACTTCATCTGATCTGCAGGACCAGTTGCACTTGAAAGCGATCAGTCTTCTTCAAGAAGATGCAGATAAAATACAGAAGCTTATTGAAGTACAGATGGAGAATCTGGCTACCCGCTACTGCCCTCTCTATGAGGAAGTATTGGATACACAGATGTATGGGTTCTCCAAGGAAGTCGATTTTGCTGTTCGTGCAGGGCTTCTTCCAGAAGGTGCAGGTAAGCAGCTGGTAAGCGCGCTTGAGCGGAATCTGGCAATTCTATATGAAGCTTTGAACAAGAAGAATGAGCAATAGCCTGCAATAGCGCGGGTCAGAATAGAAGGCATGCAGGTGTTTGCATGCTTTTTTTGTGCGCCTGGATCGGACAGTTCCTCTGATGTGATTCAGGCAAAGGGAATCATAAAAGGCAGTCTGGAAATGCGATTTCCAGGCTGCCTTTTACGCGCTGATTGTTTAGTCAATCATTTAGGGTGATGGGAGTACTGTTATACCAGGAAGAACGATACACCCAAAATAATATACACGACCATGAGGAGCAGACCTTCGTACCAGTTCGTTGAACCGTCCTGAGTGATGGACTTGGCAATAAATACGGCTACGCCTATAGCAACCAGCTCAATCGTTGTAAATACGATGTCCATCGTTCTGCCTGTGAAGAAGCTGACAAAAACGAGTACAGGGGCAACAAAGAGTGCGATTTGCAAACTGCTGCCGACTGCGATCTCCACGGCGGCACCGATTTTGTTTTTCATGGCAAGCATGATGGCTGCACTATGCTCGGCTGCGTTACCGATAATGGCAACGAGGAACGCACCGACGAACAGTTCGCTGAGTCCGAATTGTTCAGTAAACACCTCAAGGGTGCCAACAAGCCATTCACTGACGAAGGCAACCATGACGGTTGCAAGAACGAGATAGAGAATCGATTTTTTCTTGGACCACTCGGGTGCATGTTCATGCGGCAGCTCTTCATCTTCATCCACCGTGACATCTGCGAGATAGTTCTTGTGTGTGACCATGGAAAATACTAACCACGCTATGTAGGCAAGGATCAGTAAGCCTGCGACAATAAGACTGAGTGTATTCGTGTCCTTCTGTGTGATGGAATGGGTGTTCAGGAACACGGCTGGAATAAACAGGGCAATGATGGCTACAATCATCAGGGAGCCGTTTAGGCCGGCAAGCGATACGTTATAATTCTGAATTTTGAACTTGAGTCCTCCGGCAAAGATACTTAGACCAAGCACCAGCAGCAGGTTACCGATAATGGAGCCTGTCAAACTCGCCTTAACCATGTCGAACAATCCTTCTTTGACGAGGAAAATGGCAATGATCAATTCGGCGGCATTGCCGAATGTAGCATTCAAAAATCCGCCTAACCGCTGTCCGGCATAATGGGCTACATTTTCAGTGGCTTTGCCTAAAAAACCGGCCACAAAAATAACCGAAATGGCTGAAATGACGAATTG
Above is a window of Paenibacillus sp. E222 DNA encoding:
- a CDS encoding GGDEF domain-containing protein, with the translated sequence MLEHLRSKTASLNSRSSGDSASSAAPHEAHIFWMQKMDITPFDFSYLGSLLQQAYTDWHAQRRPHSDRSSIIYNVWNTEGICMGQGNEGVPLLDVHSTVMQCLESGQAQSLRGTTENGEYHLMAEPLFSRTNRDMFAVFTAVTYEQNRDDTSEAVVRSEALHYRTCFYRRFEYIFMTDLLHAHEQTAREDHRRSILFQIVQRMHDKMDVDAILDEVFDSIDYLYPTTRMTLYMSQDQSSLNPRIKPLLVHERGEDICVQSFMEGKLIVVRSDEGEHRILEVGLPLKGKQGIYGVFHIEMNEELMEDSDLQLITMMADTAGTAFENAKLHEQSNMLIQELRLINDLTQRLNKSLQLMEIYQISEQELKDIFQAESCCILQLNDSTNHFEVMSSNINELCRKTFPMDYGIAGLLYQTEEPLILSNYAKYDKVSSVFMDLTGSLSLIASPVRVNGEVKGAILLGHPKKQYFSYDNYRLLQMLSIHIGLALSNATLHAEVRRLANLDMLTGLYVRHYLDTVIHERQAHEFCGSLVVVDIDQFKQVNDTFGHQTGDQVLKQVSDIVTSSVRPEDICARWGGEELAIYMPQIGARQALEYAEIIRTRVAEETRPSVTVSSGIAEWNWMDEKVSVESLFYRADMALYDAKHGGRNRIVMEKQEVTR
- a CDS encoding aminopeptidase, whose translation is MKDPRIQKLAANLVGYSVDVQPGENVLVEMIGTERDLMNAIIEEVGKKGGNVFVQLTDKTVQRAMLKNATEEMMKTWAEIDLNRMKQMDCYIGIRAGENVNDLSDVPEEKMKMYNSLYSHPVHSEQRVKHTKWVVLRYPNASMAQLANTSTEAFEDFYFDVCNLDYAKMDKAQDSLANLMKRTDKVRITGPGTDLSFSIKDIGAEKCSGQKNIPDGEVYSAPVRDSVNGTISYNAPTLYNGITFENIKFTFKDGKIVEATSNDTDRINEILNSDDGARYIGEFAIGFNPHILHPMKDILFDEKIAGSLHFTPGQAYEETDNGNRSSIHWDLVLIQRPDYGGGEIYFDDVLIRKDGIFVIPELECLNPDNLK
- a CDS encoding HPr family phosphocarrier protein, encoding MSSNNAAVVEIAQTASKFTSSIVLHSENKYIDVKSILGLFTTLISTHSYELHVHGPDAAEAKAAMSEVFAKHGLNVSIASE
- a CDS encoding YlaN family protein codes for the protein MTSSDLQDQLHLKAISLLQEDADKIQKLIEVQMENLATRYCPLYEEVLDTQMYGFSKEVDFAVRAGLLPEGAGKQLVSALERNLAILYEALNKKNEQ
- the cax gene encoding calcium/proton exchanger: MRNRISSILLIATFALSAVAHYLKWDSILQFVISAISVIFVAGFLGKATENVAHYAGQRLGGFLNATFGNAAELIIAIFLVKEGLFDMVKASLTGSIIGNLLLVLGLSIFAGGLKFKIQNYNVSLAGLNGSLMIVAIIALFIPAVFLNTHSITQKDTNTLSLIVAGLLILAYIAWLVFSMVTHKNYLADVTVDEDEELPHEHAPEWSKKKSILYLVLATVMVAFVSEWLVGTLEVFTEQFGLSELFVGAFLVAIIGNAAEHSAAIMLAMKNKIGAAVEIAVGSSLQIALFVAPVLVFVSFFTGRTMDIVFTTIELVAIGVAVFIAKSITQDGSTNWYEGLLLMVVYIILGVSFFLV